In Flavobacteriaceae bacterium, the following proteins share a genomic window:
- a CDS encoding YqaE/Pmp3 family membrane protein, producing MSFWRVLLSILCPPLAVLDKGCGSIVIVFLLWLCGWVPGVIAALVILNNPER from the coding sequence ATGAGTTTCTGGAGAGTATTACTTTCTATTTTGTGTCCACCCTTAGCCGTCTTAGATAAAGGATGTGGATCTATAGTTATTGTGTTTTTATTATGGCTTTGTGGTTGGGTACCAGGAGTTATTGCTGCACTTGTTATTTTAAATAATCCAGAGCGATAA
- the lysS gene encoding lysine--tRNA ligase has translation MSQLSEQELVRREKLNSLRALGINPYPADLYPVNHNSKQIKSDFEENKKVIIAGRLMSRRIQGKASFAELQDAEGRIQVYFNRDEICTGEDKTLYNEVYKKLLDIGDFIGIEGILFTTKVGEKSIRVEKFTLLSKALKPLPLPKTDSEGNTFDEFNDPETRYRQRYADLAVNSHVKEVFVKRTKLFNAMRDFFNTAGYFEVETPILQPIPGGAAARPFITHHNSLDIPLYMRIANELYLKRLIVGGFDGVYEFSKNFRNEGMDRTHNPEFTAMEIYVAYKDYNWMMEFCEQLLEHCATAVNGTTKATFGDHNIDFKAPYARVTMADAIKEFTGFDIVGKTEDEIRAAATKLGIEVDETMGKGKLIDEIFGEKCEGNYIQPTFIIDYPKEMSPLCKEHRENPELTERFELMVCGKEIANAYSELNDPIDQRERFEHQLKLAEKGDDEATEFIDYDFLRALEYGMPPTAGMGIGMDRLIMFLTNNPSIQEVLFFPQMKPERKQVELNDNEKAIFDILKTQKNMNLNDLKAQTGLSNKGWDKGIKGLTKHGLTKVTKTNDSLIVELK, from the coding sequence ATGTCGCAATTATCGGAGCAAGAACTTGTAAGGCGTGAAAAATTAAACAGCCTTAGGGCATTAGGAATCAATCCTTATCCAGCTGATTTATATCCTGTAAATCATAATTCAAAACAAATTAAATCTGATTTCGAAGAAAACAAAAAAGTTATTATTGCTGGGCGTTTAATGTCTCGTCGTATTCAAGGCAAAGCATCATTTGCAGAGTTACAAGATGCTGAAGGTAGAATACAAGTATATTTTAATCGTGACGAAATCTGTACTGGAGAAGATAAAACACTTTATAACGAAGTTTATAAAAAATTACTTGACATTGGAGATTTTATAGGTATCGAAGGAATTTTATTTACTACTAAAGTAGGTGAAAAAAGCATTAGAGTGGAGAAATTTACATTATTAAGTAAAGCTTTAAAACCTTTACCATTACCTAAAACTGATTCTGAAGGTAATACATTTGATGAATTTAATGACCCTGAAACACGTTACCGACAACGCTATGCTGATTTAGCAGTTAATTCGCATGTAAAAGAAGTTTTTGTTAAGCGCACTAAACTTTTTAATGCCATGCGTGATTTTTTTAATACTGCTGGATATTTTGAAGTAGAAACACCAATTTTACAACCAATTCCTGGTGGAGCTGCCGCTAGACCTTTTATAACACATCACAACTCTTTAGATATCCCATTATACATGAGAATTGCTAACGAGTTATATTTAAAACGACTCATAGTAGGTGGTTTTGATGGTGTTTACGAGTTTTCTAAAAACTTTCGTAATGAAGGTATGGACAGAACTCATAATCCTGAGTTTACAGCAATGGAGATTTATGTAGCTTATAAAGATTATAATTGGATGATGGAATTTTGTGAGCAATTGCTTGAACATTGTGCTACTGCTGTTAACGGAACGACAAAAGCTACTTTTGGAGATCATAATATTGATTTTAAAGCACCTTATGCTCGTGTAACTATGGCTGATGCAATAAAAGAGTTTACTGGGTTTGATATTGTTGGTAAAACCGAAGATGAAATTCGTGCAGCTGCTACTAAATTAGGTATAGAGGTTGACGAAACTATGGGTAAAGGAAAGTTGATCGATGAAATTTTTGGTGAAAAATGTGAAGGTAATTATATACAACCAACTTTTATAATAGATTACCCAAAGGAGATGAGTCCTTTATGTAAAGAACATAGAGAAAACCCTGAATTAACAGAGCGTTTTGAATTAATGGTTTGTGGTAAAGAAATTGCTAATGCTTACTCAGAATTAAATGACCCAATAGATCAACGTGAACGTTTCGAGCATCAATTAAAGTTGGCTGAAAAAGGAGACGACGAAGCTACTGAGTTTATAGATTATGATTTTTTACGTGCTTTAGAATATGGAATGCCGCCTACAGCTGGAATGGGCATTGGTATGGATCGATTAATTATGTTTTTAACTAACAATCCATCTATACAAGAAGTATTGTTTTTCCCACAAATGAAACCTGAACGAAAGCAAGTAGAACTAAATGATAATGAAAAAGCAATTTTCGACATTTTAAAAACTCAAAAGAATATGAATCTTAATGATTTAAAAGCACAAACTGGATTGAGTAACAAAGGTTGGGATAAAGGTATTAAAGGGCTTACTAAACACGGACTTACTAAAGTTACAAAAACAAACGATTCTTTAATAGTTGAGCTTAAATAA
- a CDS encoding ribonuclease HII: MKHILFFFILFSLIYSCNTSNKNKINAEYLIPETSQLILKVNDFENFKSDIKNSSFVTTLSNSEFNNNLNRVINNIDSLSINSELFICFENIDNEVNYSIVGVLKDSINSLKIDDSLHLNIKDSVFIASTSKTIIDNLKPNKSILNRFNIVSNEDVSFSIFLTDEKSRLFGESLIKKDITTFSNWIALDVELSPDQMLLSGVTFNNDSLPKLLSVFKQTIPQENTIHKITPIESDGFLSITFENFKTLQQNLIAYNTTSTDSIINNDLFLTIDEIGEVYINNQTAIILRSIDAETTKDALLEYQNIISTYRNVPILEFRDSELLHSTFRPLISNTSPSKYIMLDNFFAFSDSEKVLQQLISNYQNGTVLSKSNRFKEVMFSLSDEASLLIFANSKRLEQISETIFNEDFKSSVFKDYGFNAFQFINDDGFIHINANIKKEKIRSTRKGITEEFNIFIDNDILMHPHFVINHRTKQKEIVVQDINNNLYLISNKGNVLWKKQLNGNILGKIQQVDLYKNGRLQLAFATPNRIYILDRNGKDVSPFPLRFNSKITQPLSVFDYDNKREYRFLVTQSNSLLMYNKNGKLINGFKHRPSGVIKTQPQHFRISNKDYIVFAANNTMKILNRQGNDRIVVRDAINFSGNPIFKYNNRFTTTSTNGELIQVNTKGSVSKQSLNLENNHFLETTNKTLATLSENILTIKQKSVELDFGNYTSPKIFYLNDKIYITVTDLQSKKIFLFDSQAKLLSNFPVYGNSKIDFDNIDNDGALEFVVKGDSNSIILYKKN, from the coding sequence ATGAAACATATTCTTTTCTTCTTTATTTTATTCTCCTTAATATATAGTTGTAATACCTCAAATAAAAATAAAATCAATGCCGAATATCTAATTCCTGAAACTTCGCAATTAATTTTAAAAGTAAATGATTTTGAAAACTTTAAGAGTGATATAAAAAATAGCAGTTTTGTGACAACTTTGTCTAATTCTGAATTTAATAATAATTTAAATCGAGTAATAAATAATATAGATTCGCTAAGCATAAATTCTGAATTATTTATTTGTTTTGAAAACATTGATAATGAGGTAAATTATTCAATAGTTGGGGTGCTAAAAGATTCTATAAACAGTTTGAAAATAGATGATAGTTTACACCTTAATATAAAGGACAGTGTTTTTATTGCTTCAACTTCAAAAACAATCATTGATAATTTAAAACCTAATAAATCTATTTTAAATCGTTTTAACATTGTTTCAAATGAAGATGTTTCTTTTTCTATTTTTTTAACTGATGAAAAATCAAGGCTATTTGGAGAATCTTTAATTAAAAAAGATATCACTACATTTTCTAATTGGATAGCTTTAGATGTTGAATTATCTCCTGATCAAATGCTACTTAGTGGTGTAACTTTTAATAATGATTCTCTTCCTAAACTATTAAGTGTTTTTAAGCAAACAATTCCACAAGAAAACACCATACATAAAATTACCCCAATAGAGAGTGATGGCTTTTTAAGTATAACGTTTGAAAATTTTAAAACGCTTCAACAAAATTTAATAGCATATAATACAACTTCAACAGATTCAATTATAAATAATGATCTATTTTTAACTATAGATGAAATTGGCGAAGTTTATATTAATAATCAAACAGCAATTATATTAAGATCGATAGATGCAGAAACTACAAAAGATGCTCTTTTAGAATATCAAAATATAATCTCGACTTATAGAAACGTGCCTATCTTAGAGTTTAGAGATTCAGAATTATTACATTCAACATTTCGTCCGTTAATTTCTAATACTTCTCCATCAAAATATATTATGTTAGATAACTTTTTTGCATTTTCAGATTCTGAAAAAGTGCTTCAGCAATTAATTTCTAATTATCAAAATGGAACAGTACTATCTAAATCTAATAGATTTAAAGAGGTAATGTTTTCATTAAGCGATGAAGCTTCATTATTGATTTTCGCAAATTCTAAACGATTAGAGCAAATTTCAGAAACTATTTTTAATGAGGATTTTAAATCTTCCGTTTTTAAAGATTATGGATTTAATGCTTTTCAGTTTATAAACGACGATGGGTTTATTCATATAAATGCTAATATTAAAAAAGAAAAGATAAGGTCAACTCGAAAAGGTATTACAGAAGAGTTTAATATTTTTATAGATAATGATATTTTAATGCATCCTCATTTTGTTATTAATCATCGCACAAAACAAAAAGAAATAGTTGTACAGGATATAAATAACAATTTATATTTAATCTCTAACAAAGGGAACGTGCTTTGGAAAAAACAACTTAACGGCAATATTCTTGGGAAAATACAACAAGTAGATTTATACAAAAATGGACGATTGCAGTTAGCTTTTGCAACTCCTAATCGCATTTATATTTTAGATAGAAATGGTAAAGATGTATCTCCATTTCCTTTACGATTTAATAGTAAAATCACACAACCTTTATCTGTTTTTGATTATGATAACAAAAGAGAATATCGTTTTCTCGTTACACAAAGTAATTCTCTTTTAATGTATAATAAAAATGGTAAACTTATAAATGGTTTTAAACACAGGCCTTCTGGAGTTATAAAAACTCAACCTCAACATTTCAGGATAAGCAATAAAGATTACATTGTTTTTGCTGCAAATAATACCATGAAAATTTTAAATCGACAGGGCAATGATAGAATTGTTGTTAGAGATGCAATTAACTTTTCTGGAAACCCTATTTTCAAATACAATAATAGATTTACTACGACCTCCACAAATGGTGAGCTTATTCAAGTAAATACAAAAGGATCAGTGAGTAAGCAATCTTTAAATCTCGAAAACAATCATTTTTTAGAGACTACCAATAAAACTCTAGCCACTTTATCAGAAAATATTTTAACTATCAAACAAAAATCTGTTGAGCTCGATTTCGGTAATTATACTTCTCCAAAAATATTTTACCTCAACGATAAAATTTACATTACCGTTACGGATTTACAATCCAAAAAAATCTTTTTATTTGATAGTCAAGCAAAATTACTCAGCAATTTTCCTGTATATGGAAATTCTAAAATAGATTTTGATAATATTGACAATGATGGTGCTCTTGAATTTGTTGTTAAAGGTGATTCCAATTCCATAATTCTTTACAAGAAAAACTAA
- a CDS encoding nucleoid-associated protein, translated as MINRNKASISKFIIHKVGNKFNDTKNAFSEQLVNFDEASYELMLPFLLRPFTSVTQSYRFNHHSDANLNEINNYSSQLFNDDDVFIEVSKHIVTHLFEQSNSSQIKTGDVLIVQFESVEFNEITTNAIGIFKIENRSNFFQTYLENKSYDILVQKGISSKKVDKGCLILNQSDAEGNIILSVDNNSYDAQYWINHFLNIKYADDANQHTQNYIELCKEFSTEIIKTTYGEQERNTFLAKTVDYFKENEIVNIERFKEDVFEEDKHKSLFDDYKKEFEGEKNVLIRNQFDVSERVVNKEKRKIKTEIKLDTNIQIKLDIDTPEASSEYLERGYDNEKKMHYYKVFFNAEG; from the coding sequence ATGATTAATCGTAATAAAGCTTCCATTTCTAAATTTATAATTCATAAAGTCGGCAATAAATTTAATGATACTAAAAATGCATTTTCTGAACAATTGGTGAATTTTGACGAAGCTAGTTATGAGCTCATGCTACCGTTTTTACTACGCCCATTTACAAGCGTGACCCAAAGCTATCGTTTTAATCATCATTCAGATGCCAATTTAAACGAAATAAACAATTACAGTTCTCAATTATTTAATGATGACGATGTTTTTATAGAGGTTTCCAAACATATTGTCACTCATTTATTCGAACAATCAAATTCTTCGCAAATAAAGACTGGAGATGTTTTAATTGTACAATTTGAAAGTGTTGAATTTAATGAAATAACTACTAATGCCATTGGCATTTTTAAGATTGAAAATCGCTCAAATTTCTTTCAAACTTATTTAGAGAATAAAAGTTACGATATTCTGGTTCAAAAAGGAATTAGCTCAAAAAAAGTTGATAAAGGGTGTTTAATTTTAAATCAATCTGACGCTGAAGGAAATATCATTTTAAGCGTCGATAATAATAGTTATGATGCACAGTATTGGATTAATCATTTTTTAAATATTAAATATGCTGATGATGCTAACCAGCACACTCAAAATTATATCGAACTCTGCAAAGAGTTTTCTACTGAAATTATAAAAACTACTTATGGTGAACAAGAACGCAATACATTTTTAGCCAAAACGGTAGACTATTTTAAAGAAAACGAAATCGTAAATATAGAGCGTTTTAAAGAAGATGTTTTTGAAGAAGACAAACACAAAAGTTTATTTGATGATTATAAAAAAGAATTTGAAGGTGAAAAAAATGTTTTAATTCGCAATCAATTTGATGTTTCTGAACGTGTTGTTAACAAAGAAAAGCGAAAAATTAAAACTGAAATAAAATTAGATACCAACATTCAAATAAAATTAGATATTGATACTCCAGAAGCTTCAAGTGAATATTTAGAGCGTGGTTATGATAATGAAAAGAAAATGCACTATTATAAAGTATTCTTTAATGCTGAAGGGTAG
- the lipB gene encoding lipoyl(octanoyl) transferase LipB, giving the protein MNKAIYIQDLGLKDYKATWDYQEELFKTILDLKIKNRREELNLQTPNHFLFVEHPHVYTLGKSGDLSNLLLNETQLEKKGATFYKINRGGDITYHGPGQIVGYPILDLENFFTDIHKYLRLLEEMIILTLAEYGLKAERSDGETGVWLDVGTPFARKICAMGVRASRWVTMHGFALNVNADLGYFDNIIPCGIRGKAVTSLNVELGKKTIDQAEVKEKLLKHFKILFEADLLTTLQH; this is encoded by the coding sequence ATGAATAAAGCCATATACATTCAAGATTTAGGATTAAAAGATTATAAAGCGACTTGGGATTATCAAGAAGAGCTTTTTAAAACAATTTTGGACCTTAAAATAAAAAATAGAAGAGAAGAATTAAATTTGCAAACTCCTAATCATTTTTTATTTGTTGAGCACCCTCATGTCTATACTTTAGGGAAGAGTGGAGATTTGTCCAACTTACTTTTAAATGAAACTCAATTAGAAAAAAAAGGAGCTACATTTTATAAAATAAATAGAGGAGGAGATATTACTTATCATGGTCCAGGGCAAATTGTAGGTTACCCTATTTTAGATTTAGAAAACTTTTTCACAGATATACATAAATACCTTCGCCTACTAGAAGAAATGATTATCCTTACGTTAGCCGAATATGGATTAAAAGCTGAACGTAGTGATGGAGAAACAGGTGTATGGTTAGATGTGGGAACGCCTTTTGCTCGTAAAATTTGTGCTATGGGAGTAAGAGCAAGTAGATGGGTTACGATGCATGGATTTGCATTAAATGTGAATGCAGATTTGGGTTATTTCGATAATATCATTCCTTGTGGAATTCGTGGTAAAGCAGTAACATCTTTAAATGTTGAACTGGGTAAAAAAACAATAGATCAAGCTGAGGTAAAAGAAAAATTATTAAAACATTTTAAAATCCTTTTTGAAGCTGATTTGCTAACTACCCTTCAGCATTAA